The following DNA comes from Nicotiana sylvestris chromosome 10, ASM39365v2, whole genome shotgun sequence.
cgtagttcaatgACTCAGAGATTTGTTGTTTTTTACAAGTACACAAGTTCCAAAAAGTGAGAAACAAGGaagacaaataaggctcaaaaggattAACAAAAAGGGTGACACCTATTTGGAATAGCGAGCAAATGATAGCCTTCGTCACTTCAATCTGAGAAAATCAATGCGTGAAAAATTCTACAATAGGTATATAtcagacataatatcttttgattgCATCTGCGTCAATAGTCATGTCTGGTACCCATCCTTCTTCATCTACCAAGTGCAAGGCCCCTTTTGATAACACTTTCTTGATGATGTAGGGTCCTTGCCAgttcggggcgaactttcctttagcttctacTTGGTGCGGAAGGATGCATTTCAAAATCAGCTGGCCTACCTCAAACTGCCTTGGGCacactttcttattgtaagcacatgccattctttgctggtataaCTGGTCGAAACAGACTGCTGCTAGCCGTTTTTCATCGATCAACATCAGTTGTTCTaatcgggtcttgacccactcagtgTCTTCAATCTCTGATTCCACAATAAGTCGGAGAGAGGGAATTTCGACTTCAGTGGGTATTACAGCTTCAGTTCCGTAAACAAGCAGATACGGAGTTGCACCAATAGATGTGCGAACAGTCGTACGGTATCCCAAaagagcaaaaggcaacttttcatgccattgcctggaaccttgaattttcttcctaagaatcttcttgatgttctccCGCTTCAACGactccattggcttttggccggtaaggggtagaatggcgatgcatgatcttaaattgttcatatacctccttcatcaaatgactatttagatTGGCTGCATTGTCGGTGATAATGttctttgggataccaaagcaACAAATGATGTTGGAGTGAACAcagtctaccactgctttcttggtgactACTTTGAAAGTGACggcttccacccacttggtgaagtaatcaattgcaaccaaaatgaatctatgcccatttgaagcctttggctcgatcgacccaataacatccattccccaagcaacgaaaggccaaggagaggacatgggatgcaactccgaaggAGGCGAGTGAATCAGGTCACCATGAATCTGGCACTGGTGACACTTGCGAACATCTCtgaagcaatctcgctccatgttAAACCAGTAATACCCTGCCCATagaatcttcttctccaaaacatatCCATTTATGTGAGGTCCGCATACCCCTGAATGCACTTCACTCATGATATGCTCTACTTctgtagcatctatgcatctcaacaagtttcaatctggggtcctcttgtacagaaTTTCCCCATTTAGGAAGAAACCACTGGCGAGTCGCCTTATAGTTCGTTTTTGATCTCCTTTggcatgctctggatattctcttgttttcaggaatcgttttatgtcatgataccatggttcaccatctggTTCTATCTCGATtgtattgcagtaaccgtgttgattccaaacttggatttctagtggatcaatatgagtgttgcctggataagggagcatcgaggctaaagtagccaaggcatcggccaactcattgtgaaacctgggaatgtacctgaactcgatggATTTGAATCTTTTGCTCAAGTCTTGCACACACTATCTGTACGGAATACGCTTGATGTCTTGAGtctcccattcaccttgggcttgccagataagcaagtcagaatctcccataactaACAGTTCATGCACATCCAGATCGATGGCCATTTTCAAACCCatgatacaagcttcatattTTGCCGTATTATTGGTACAGAAGAACCAAAGTCGGTCCGTTGCAGGGTAATGATATCCAATAGGTGAGATGAGGATTTCCCCGATCCCAACTCCTTTGATATTGACAGCcccatcaaaatacattttccataCAGGGTGATCGTCTGGAACCATTTCCTCTATTGAGTAGACCTGTTCATCTGGGAAGTATGTGCTAAGTGGCATGTACTCATCATCAACtagattctctgccaaatgatctgccaaagtttgtgctttcatcgcggtgcgagtgacatagacgatgtcaaactctgtgagcaggatttgccattttgcgagcctgccagtgggcattggcttttggaatatgtacttcaaaggatccattctggatatgaggtaagtagtgtaggccaaaagataatgtctcagcttctgagcgacccaagtcaaggcacaacatgtcctttctaaaagggtgtacttaacctcataattggtgaacttcttgctcaaataatagATTGCATGTTCCTTTCTGCCTGTTGCATCATGTTGCCCTAGAACGCATCCAAAGGAATTATCCATCACCGATAGATATAAAAACAAAGGCCTATCAGATTCAGGTGGGACCAGTACAGGGGGTTTTGACAGATAATCTATGATCCTAtcaaaagctttttggcaatcgtCTGTCCACCTGATAgcggcatcctttttcagcaacttaaagataggctcacacCTGGTTGTGAGATGAtcaatgaacctactgatgtagttcaacctcccgagCAAACTCATGACTTCCTTTTTTGTTCTTCGGGGGTGGAAGatctcgaatggactttatcttagATGGATCCAATTCGATGTCTCTCCGGCTAACTATAAAACTGAGGAGTTTCCcagatggaaccccaaatgcacacttggctggATTAAGCTTAAGGTCATACCTACAAAGCCGTTCGAAGAACTTTTTCAAATCACACACGTGATCGGcttgtgtctttgattttatgatgacatcgtctacatatacttcaatctctttgtgcatcatgtcgtgaaaaatggtggtcatgaccctcatgtaagttgccccctACATTCTTTAAACTaaatggcatgaccctgtaacaataagTACCCTATGGCGTGGTGAAAGTGGTCTTTTCTACATCATCCTTATCTATTAGAATTTGGTGGTACCCAGCATAGAAATCCACAAACGATTGGATCTTATGCTTTGCGCAATTATCTACAAGAATGTGGATGTTTGGaaaaggaaaattatcctttggacttgctttgttcatgtccctatagtcgacacaaactctagtttttccatccttctttggcacggGTACAACATTTGGCACCCAAGTGGTGTATCGGACAGCTCTGACCACATTGGAGCTTAGTTGCTTCattattttttctttgattttgtcactcatgtctgttttaaattttcattgcttttgttggactggtGGAAAACCAGGATACGTAGGAAGCTTATGAACCACCAGATCAGCACTTAAACCTGGCATATCATCGTAAGACCAAGAAAACACATCTCtgtattcaaataaaagttgaatcAAGACATCTCTGGTTTTTTGttcagtgtgaatgcttatcttcgtTTCTCTAACTTCTTCAGGACTTCCGATATTAATCGGCTCAGTTTCATTGAGGTTTGgcttaggcttgttttcaaattgttccaactctctttttatttcctcaacaaTATCATCTTCCTCATATTCAACCTCTTGATGCATTATTTTGATATTAGACAACTTTTCAAGATCTGGGCATGAATTCCCCATGCATGTCATATTATTAAAGCCGGCATTAACAAAACTGAAATGGAAATAAAATGACAGGAATTAGGAAAATTAAAAGATAGGAAACTTAATAGGAAACTAAACTGCATTTTATTGAattcgaaaggatagaagggttaacaTCAAAATAAACAATCATCCTGAgagatttggattacaaccccgaaagtaacccaaaatacaaaaaagaagctgcaaaagcaaactaccaagactctttCCTTGTGGGGAAAGGAGTTGCTTCCCAGTTGGTGAACATGGTGTCTGGCTCAATTAGTTGCACATCGGCACGACTAGTGCCTTCACCATCCTGGATCATATTCACTTCAAAAAACATCTCGCTGAGGTCATGGCAATTTTCATCAATGTTGGCATGCGCAGAGGAATTTTGACCCTCTCGGAGTCGTGGCTtgacaaaagtgtagaaaatatGAGGGATAAGTTGTTGCGAGACCCATCCATTCTTTTTGCGGTGTTTGGATTTGTTTTTGTCTACTTGTGTTAGCCTGAAGCCTAAGACAAAGGTACCCTGGCCGAACGAAGAAATTGGCTCCGAAATTCCTTGCAATGATTCCCCTAAACCTTTTCCTCGCTCATAACCTTGTCTCATCATAACCGTAGCCACCATTACAGATGTGGCGGAAAGACGAGGATGCAGAATGGGCTTTCCTTCCTCGACATGGTCCATAACAACCACTTCAAAAGCCTGATAGACAATGGACTCAGACCCTTCCTTGGCCTCAATACAGGGGATTAACGGGTCTTTATAAACGGAAGACTCGTTTTCTCCATGAACAATAATTTCTTGCCCGTCATGTTCAAATTTGAGCATCTGGTGCAAGGTGGATAGAACAACTCGGGCCGtatggatccatggccttccaagaagaAAGTTATAAGAAGTGACCATGTCCACTACTTGGAAAACAATCTCAAAGTCCACCGGCCCAATCGTCATGGTGAGGTtgatttcccccatggtatctctcgctGAGCCATCGAAAGACCGGATGCGAACATTGCTGGATCGGATTCTGTCCGTATTGATCTTCATGCTTTGCAAAGTAGAGATAGGGCATACATCTACACTTGAGCCTCCATTAACCATGACTCTCTTTATATAATGCCCCTCACATTTGACCATAAAGTTCAAAGCCCTATTGTGCCCGGCTCCTTCCTCGGGAAGTTCATCATTGGTAAAGGAgattctgtttacctcaaaaaatctGTTGGCCATCTTTTCTAACTGATTCACTGTGGTCTCCTCTGAGATATGTGCCTCGTTCAGGACCTTGATTAGTACACGGGCATGCTCTTTGGAATGTATGAGCAGAGATAGTAGAGAGATTTGGGCGGGAGTCTTTATCAGCTGGTCAATGATTGAGTAATCCTGAGctttaattttcttcaaaaactcttctgcctctgcTTCAATGACTGGCTTCTTTATTAATAATTGGCCTTCTCTGATTTGCTTGGCCTTCCTCAACTCTTTTGGAGAATAAcacctccccgatcgagtcaaatcTCCAGTTTCCCCCACTTCCTCTATGATTTCGTTGCCTTTGTAGGTCATCAcagttttgttgtagttccaaggaATGGTTTTTGTGTTTGTCACGGGGGGTTGCACGATAGGTTTGATTATGATCGGCTCTGTTATGCCATTCATACCACCCTGATTCTACCTTGTGATGAGGTGGCCTCCAAGGACATACAACCTTGGGCTTGGAACATTGGAGCGAACCTCTAACCTCAAGACCTTGGGCACAAATAAAGTTACCTTTTCTGAGTTCGAGGCATCTTTCACAATCAATGGCACATCTCGGTTTGGTCTTACTTCCAAACTTGTTCCTTCTTGAATTGCTCCAATTGTCATTTCTGTTTAGCTGACCGGCTTGTATTCCTGATCTCGGCCAATCATTCCCACGAAATGAACATCGCTGTGTGCCGACAACGGGTTGTTTGTCATATTAGGAGGGTCCTCGCCATTCGTTACTACAATCAATTTTTTAGAAATAAGTCTTT
Coding sequences within:
- the LOC138880245 gene encoding uncharacterized protein, which encodes MKAQTLADHLAENLVDDEYMPLSTYFPDEQVYSIEEMVPDDHPVWKMYFDGAVNIKGVGIGEILISPIGYHYPATDRLWFFCTNNTAKYEACIMGLKMAIDLDVHELLVMGDSDLLIWQAQGNTHIDPLEIQVWNQHGYCNTIEIEPDGEPWYHDIKRFLKTREYPEHAKGDQKRTIRRLASGFFLNGEILYKRTPD
- the LOC138880246 gene encoding uncharacterized protein, whose amino-acid sequence is MDNHELFTVFLEAQEPDYFQNMMSAMGRPFSEVIKIGEMVKNGLKTGRIVSQAALKATTQAIQNGSGSFANRKKRDEGNEIIEEVGETGDLTRSGRCYSPKELRKAKQIREGQLLIKKPVIEAEAEEFLKKIKAQDYSIIDQLIKTPAQISLLSLLIHSKEHARVLIKVLNEAHISEETTVNQLEKMANRFFEVNRISFTNDELPEEGAGHNRALNFMVKCEGHYIKRVMVNGGSSVDVCPISTLQSMKINTDRIRSSNVRIRSFDGSARDTMGEINLTMTIGPVDFEIVFQVVDMVTSYNFLLGRPWIHTARVVLSTLHQMLKFEHDGQEIIVHGENESSVYKDPLIPCIEAKEGSESIVYQAFEVVVMDHVEEGKPILHPRLSATSVMVATVMMRQGYERGKGLGESLQGISEPISSFGQGTFVLGFRLTQVDKNKSKHRKKNGWVSQQLIPHIFYTFVKPRLREGQNSSAHANIDENCHDLSEMFFEVNMIQDGEGTSRADVQLIEPDTMFTNWEATPFPTRKESCFVNAGFNNMTCMGNSCPDLEKLSNIKIMHQEVEYEEDDIVEEIKRELEQFENKPKPNLNETEPINIGSPEEVRETKISIHTEQKTRDVLIQLLFEYRDVFSWSYDDMPGLSADLVVHKLPTYPGFPPVQQKQ